The following is a genomic window from bacterium.
AACAATTATTCAACCAGTAAAAAAGATAACTCTTGAAGACCTTTATAAGGAAATTGAAAAAGGAATTATAAAAGAATTAAAAATTATTTTAAAATGTGATACTTCTGGTTCAATTGATGCAATTAAAGAAGCAATAAGCAAGGTTCCCCAAAATGAAGTAGAAATAAATATTCTACATAGTGGAACAGGACAAATTTCTGAGTCAGATGTTTTGCTTGCAGATGCTTCTAATGGTATAGTAATTGGATTTAATGTAGCAATTGAACCAAAAGCAAAGGACCTGGCAAAAAAAGAACATGTTGAAGTAAAAACATACAATATAATTTATGACCTTATAGATGATTTATCAAAATCAATTGAAGGTATGTTAATACCAGAAACAAAAGAAACCCTTACTGGGCAGGCAATTGTAAAAAAGGTTTTTAAAGTTGGAAAAAATTTAGCAGTTGCAGGATGCCTTGTAGTTGATGGAAAAGTAATTATAAATTCAAAAGCAAAAGTTGTTAGAGATGGACAGATTATATATGAGGGTTCACTTGTTAGTTTGAAAAGATTTAAAGAAAGTGTAAGAGAAGTTCCTAAAAATACTGAATGTGGAATTATAGTTTCTGATTTTACCAATTTTAAGGAAGGAGATATAATTCAGTCATATATAGAGGAAGAAGTTCCAAAAAATTTAACAAAAGAAAGAAAATGAGCGAGTGTATTTTTTGTCAAATTATAAAAGGGCAAATTCCAGCAGAAAAGGTCTATGAAGATGATGATTGTATAGGAATAAAGGATGTAAATCCACAGGCACCTGTTCATATTTTAGTAATACCTAAAAAACACATTGATAAGTTATACAATTTAGAAGATGAAAAATTACTTGGTAAAATGTTAATTGTTTGTTCAAAAGTTGCAGAAATGTTTAGTATAAAAGAAAATGGATACAGAATTGTTATAAATACTAATAAGTTTGCTGGACAAAGTGTTGAGCATTTACATTACCATTTAATGGGTGGCAGAATAATGAATTGGCCACCTGGTTGATAAATAGTAAATTAAAAATGGAAAATGTAAAATTCAAAATTATAACTTAAAATTTAAAAAGTTTTTATCTTTTGCAATTTTCAATTTTACACTTTATTTTTACGCTTTACATTTTACATTATTAAAACATTGTGCTTTGCTAAAAAACTTTTTTAATATTTTTATAATATGACAAAAGAAATTAGAATAAAAAATGTAAAAATAGGTGGAGAAAATATTTTTTGTTTAATAGGTGGACCATGCATTATTGAAAACGAAGAAATTGTTTTCCAAACAGCAGAGACACTTAAAAATATATGTGAAAAACATCAAATCCCGTTTATATTCAAAGCATCTTTTGACAAAGCAAATAGAACATCAATAAACTCATATAGAGGACCTGGAATTGAAAAAGGACTTGAAATTTTAAATAATGTAAAAGAAAAACTTAATATCCCGATAACAACAGATGTTCATTGTATAGAGCAAATAGAAAAAGTTGCAAAAGTTGTGAACCTTTTACAAATTCCTGCATTTCTTTCAAGACAGACGGACCTTATAATTGAGGCAGGAAAAACAGGTAAACCAGTAAATATCAAAAAAGGGCAATTTCTTGCTCCTTGGGATATTAAAAATATAATTGAAAAATTTGAATCAACAGGAAACAAAAACCTTTTAATAACAGAAAGAGGTGTCTGTTTTGGATATAACAATCTTGTAGTTGATTTCACAGGTATTCCAATTATGAGGTGCCTTGGATATCCTGTTATTTTTGATGCCACTCATAGTGTTCAAAAACCAGGTGGAATGGGAAAAAAATCAGGAGGAAATAGAGAGCTTGTTCCATATCTTGCAAAGGCAGCCATTGCAGTTGGAGTAGATGGTATATTTATGGAAATTCATCCTGAACCAGAAAAGGCACTATCGGATGGACCAAATATGTTAAAATTAGAGGATGTTGAAGAACTTTTGATAATTTTAAAAAATATTTATTATGCAATAAAAAAATGAGTAATTATATTCTCCGAATGACCTGGTCTGTATGACCTGGCGTAAAGAAAATTTACTTTATAAGAAATGTATTGTAATATTATAAGAGGAGAAGAAAATGAGTGAATTAAAAATAGAGGAAAGAATTAAAAAATTGCCGTTATATCTTCAAAAAGAAGTGGAGGATTTTATCAGTTTTCTGTTAGAAAAGCACCAAAAAATATCAGGGAAGAAATCACTCAGGACTGGGCTGATGCATTAAAACAATACCGTTCCAAGTACACTTCATTGGAACTTCAAAAAGAATCATTAAAGTGGAGAGGGGATTGATTAATGTACCTTGTTGATACTAATGTATGGTTAGAACGACTTCTTGACCAGAAAGAATTACCAGCAGTTAAAAATTTTTTAAATAAAATATCTTCTGAACTTCTTTTTATAATGGACTTTTATTTTCACTCAATTTCTCTAATTATGATTAAACTTGGACAACGAATAGGGAAATTCAATTTAGATTTTGATGATACATATCAATATGTATCTGCTGAAAAGTACGGTCTAACTCTTGTAAGTTTTGATAGTGATTTTGACAGTACTAAACCAGAGGAAATTATAAATATATAGCAGGTATAATTTTGGTATTAAGGAAAACCATTGAGATTGATTAAGGAAAGTAGCAAGTGTAAATGAAAGGTACAGAGACACAAAGTGAAAACCAAAAGATAAAATTCCCCCTCACCTCCATCCTCTCCCCTGTGGGGAGAGGCAGAAAGAGAGAGGGATATTTCCTGCTCCCTTGGAGGAGAAAGCTCGCCCGTAGAGCTACGGGCGAGGGTGGAAATGAGGGGAAACTTTTCTCTCTGCTCTACACTTAAATATGAACAGGTTTTATTAATAATTTACTAAAAAAATGAGTAAAAAAGAAATAATAGAATTTGGGAAAAGAATTATTGAAATTGAATGTCAGAATCTGGAAAGAGTAAAAGAGAATTTAGGAGATAGTTTTGCTGAGGCAGTTGAAACATTGAAATCATTAGAAGGGAAAGTTGTAATAACAGGAATGGGGAAAAGTGGTATTATTGGAAGAAAAATAGTTGGGACATTTGCATCAATCGGAATTTCTTCCATATTTCTTCACCCAGGTGATGCTGTTCATGGTGACCTTGGAGTTGTTTCTAAAAATGATGTAGTTCTTTTAATTTCAAATAGTGGAGAAACAGATGAACTAATTAGAATTGTCCCATCAATTAAAAAAATTGGTGCAAAAATTATATCAATAACTGCTACAACAAAATCAACACTTGGACAATATAGCGATATAGTAATTGAAACAGGAGAAATAACAGAAGCAGATAATTTTGGAATAATTCCATCTTCAAGTACAACCACTGCTCTTGTAATAGGAGATGCATTATCTTTAACTATTATGAACATAAAAAATATTAAAAAGCAGGACTTTGCATTTTTTCATCCAGCAGGGAATCTCGGAAAAAGGTTAATGTTAAGGGTTAAAGATATTATGCAAACAGGAGAAAATATTCCAATAGTTGATGAGAACAGGACACTTATTGATGGTATAAAAGAAATAAATAGAAAAAATTTGGGCTTTACACTTGCAATTAACAAAAATAACTGTTTAACAGGTATAATAACCGATGGAGATATAAGAAGATTACTTGCAAAAGACATAGATATTACGAAATTAAAAATTAAAGAGGTAATGATTAAAAACCCAAAAACAATTGATGAAGATATTCTGGCTGTAAAAGCAATGGAAATTATGGAAAAGTACGAAATTACGGCACTACCAATAGTTGATGAAAATAAAAAGATAAAAGGAGTGGTTCATTTACATGACCTTTTAGGAAAGAAGGAATTTGGAATTGAGTATTAAAAATATAAAAATTTTTATATCTGATGTTGATGGCGTAATGACAGATGGAGGGTTATTTTATATAAATGATTGCCTTTACAGAAAATTTAATGTAAAGGATGGTATTGGGATAAAAATGCTAAAAATTGTGGGAATAGAGATAGCAATTTTGAGCAGTAATGTTTCAGTTCAAACAAAAAATAGGTTTCTATCACTTGGGGTAAATTTGTATTTTGAAGGAATAAAAGAAAAAGATAAATTTATTGAAGGCTTTTTAAAGGAAAATAATTTACAGTGGGACAATGTATGTTATATGGGTGATGACTTACAGGATATAAAACCTATAAGAAAAGCATCTTTTTCAATATGTCCTTCTGATGCAGTTGAAGAAATTAAAGAAATAGTTAATTATGTTTGCAAAAGAAAGGGCGGAGAAGGTGCTTTTAGAGAAGGTGTTGAAAAACTTACAAAAAAAATAGGAAAATGGGAAAAAATAAAAAAAGAATATTTATTATAACAGTTTTGGCATTTTTTTGTATTTTAATTTTACCAGGGTGTAATAGAAAACAGGTAGAAAATAAAAAGATTGATGAAAGTCAATTAAAAAAATTTTCTTTTAAACAATTTTCTGAAAATTTTAATTTAACAATAATTGGAGAAGGAGCAGAAATAAATGAAAAAGATATAAAAGTAAATAGTCCATCTTTTTATATAAAAGGTGAGACAGACATTATAGAAATAAAAACAGGAAAAGAAGGAACTGCTGAGATAACAATACAGCCAGAAAACAAACAAATTCAAAATGTAGTTTTTACTGGAAATATAAAAATTACGCAAAAAGATAAAGTAAGCGGGAAAATAATAATGGAAGCAGAATGCGGTAAATTAACATATAATGATATGGCTAAAGAAATGATTATGGAAATTTCACCTGTAATAAAAAGAGAAAACAATATTTTTTCTGGAGAAAAAATTTATTACTTTTTAGAAAAGAACACTTTACAAATAAAAGGAAATGTAAATGTTAAAATTATTCCTGAAAAATAGTTTTATTTTTTGGTTTCTTATAAGTGGAATTTTTTGTTCTGCTGAAAATATTACTATAGGAAAATATAACAATTGTTCATCAGATGAAGTTAAAAAAGCACCTTATTCTGGAAACATATATATTAAAGAATCTCAAAATAAATATATAATTTTAGATATTGATGAATATCTTTCTGGTGTTCTTTCAGGAGAAATTGGTGAGGATTTCCCTTATGAAGCACTTAAAGCGCAGGCAGTTGTTTCAAGGACATATTTACTTTTCACATCAAAAAAAAATAAACAAAATGGGCTTTCCTATGATATAGAGAACTCAATTTATAACCAGGTCTATAAAGTATGTAATAGTCAAAAAATAAGAAATGCAGTTGATGAGACAAAGGACGAGATTTTAACTTTTAATGGAGAAATTGTAGAAGTCTTTTTTCATGCCTGTTGTGGAGGCAAAACTACTTCACCCTCATCTGTTTGGGGAGGAAATTATAATGGTAGTATAAATGGTATAATAGATGATTATTGTAAAGGAACACCATATTATTCATGGGAAAAGAAATATAGTAGCGATTATTTATCCGATATTTTCGGATTATATAATATAGATAAAATTGAAATTGTAGAAAAAGATGCATCTGGAAGAGTAAAAAATTTGAATTTAATTACAAAGGGTGGTAGAGTAATACAATTATCCGGACATAAATTTAGATTACAAATAAATTCAGCAACGAATGTATACTTTGAAAATCCATTACTTCTTCCGAGTACCATGTTTGATGTTGAAAAAAAAGATAATGATTTTATTTTTAGAGGGTATGGATATGGTCATGGAGTTGGACTATGTCAGTGGGGAGCAAAAAAGATGGCAGAAAGTGGAAAAAATTACAGAGAAATATTAAAATTCTTTTTTTCAGATATGGAAATCATATCATTGGGAGGGGGAGAAAATGAAAATTAATATACATTCAAATATAGAATTAGATGATAAATTTCAAGAGTACTTAAATAAAAAAGTTGAAAAATTAGAAAAGTTTATTTTTGATGAAGGTAATGCAGATATTTATATAAAAAAAGATGGTCCATTTTATATTTCTGAAATTGATATAAAAACAAAAAAGCATACTATTTTCTTGAAAGAAAAAGAGAAAAATATATCTAAATGTATAGACTTTCTAATTGACAAAACAAAAAGAAAATTGGCACAATTACACGATATAGTTATTGACAGAAGCAAAAAATAAGGTCATATTAAAAGAATCCAAAAGGAGGAGAAAAAATGAAAATAACTGATTTTCTTGATAAAAGATGTGTTATAATCGGAATGAGAAGTAGAACAAAAAAAGAAGCAATAAAAGAACTACTTACAAAATTGAAAGAAAATGGATTTATTAAGGATGAAAAAGAAATACTTGAAACAGTTATGGAAAGAGAAAAATTAGGCTCAACAGGAATAGGACAGGGAATTGCTGTCCCTCATGCTAAAAGTGACCAGATTGAAAATCTTGTTGCTGCCCTTGGTATTTCAAAAACAGGAATTGATTTCAATTCCTTAGATGGAGAACAAGTCAACATTGTCTTTCTCGTTCTTGCTCCCACTAAATCTGTTGGACTGCATCTTAAAGCACTTGCAAAGATTGCAAGATTGTTAAAAGACAGGGTCTTCAGAAATGCTTTGAAAGATGCTCAATCCCCAGAAGAAATAATTGATTTAATAAAAGAAGATGAACAAAAACTTAATAATGTAGGATAAAATTTTCTTCCTGTTATAAAAATTTTTATAAGGACTTGAAATATATGGAAAAATTAAAAGGAATTGGTGTCTTTTCCGATATAGTATTTGGGAAAGGCTTTGTCTGGAAAAATTTTTTTCTTTTGTCTCAGGAATACAAAATTCCCAAAAAAGATATTAAAGAAGAAATAAATAAATTGGATGAAGCAATTAAAAAAACAATTGAAGAAATTACTGCATTAAAAAAAAACTTAGAAGAAAGTATAGGAAAAGAATATGCAGATATATTCAACTTTCATCTTTCTATTCTTCAAGATAAAAATTTAAGAGATGAAACTGTAAAAATAATAAAAGAAGAACAACTTAATGTTGAAAGTTCTCTAAAAAAAGTAATTTTTAAATTAGGTGAAATATTTGGAAAAAGTGAAAAGGACTTTCTTAAAGATAGAAGAAGGGATATTCTTGATGTTGTTGAAAAAATTGTTTCAAATTTAAAAGATATACCCTCTATGAAAGTTATTGGCGAAGGAGAAATAATTGTTGCAGATGACTTATCACCATCTCAAATTGTAGCTCTCAACAGAAAACTTGTAAAAGGTATTGTTACTGACATAGGAAGTGAAACATCCCATATTGCAATTATGGTAAGGGCACTTGAAATTCCATCTGTTATTGGTGTAGGAGAAGCAACTAAAGTAATAAAAACAGGTGATGGACTAATTGTGGATGGGGAAGAAGGAATAGTTATAGTGAACCCAACCAACCAGGTAATAAATGAGTATAAAAAGAAAAAAGAGGAATTGAAGAAGAAAAGGAAAAAAATATCACTTTTAAAAAATTTAAAATGTAAAACAAAAGATAGAAAAGAAATAAAATTATTCGCTAATATTGCATTTCCTGAAGAAATCATTGTAGCAGAAAAAAATGGATATGATGGAATCGGTCTTTATAGAACAGAATATCTTTATATCAATAGAAAAAATTTACCGGATGAAGAAGAGCAATTTTATGCCTATAAAAATATTGCAGAAAGAGTTAAAAATAAACCAGTAATAATAAGAACAATAGATATAGGAGGAGATAAAATTCTTCCAGGTATCTTTGAAAAAAAAGAAACAAACCCATTTTTAGGGTGGAGAGGAATAAGATTTTGTTTGGACAGAAGAGATATATTTGAAACACAAATAAAAGCAATTTTGCGTGCTTCGGTTTATGGAGAAATTAAAATTATGTTTCCAATGGTTGCAACATTAGAAGAAGTAATTGAGGGGAAAAAAGTAATAGAAGATGTGAAAAAGAAATTAAAAAGAGAAAATAAAAAATTTAAAGAAATAGAATTAGGAACAATGATTGAAATACCATCTGCTGCTTTAATTTCTGATAAACTTGCAAAAGAAGTGGATTTTTTCTCTATTGGTTCTAATGACCTTATTCAATTTACTCTTGCAGTTGATAGGTTAAATGAAAAAATTACTCATCTTTATCAGCCCTGCCACCCATCTGTTTTAAAAATGGTTAAATTAACAATTGAAAATGCAGAGAAAAACAAAATTCAAGTAGGAATATGCGGTGAAATGGCTTCCATACCTGATATCGCCTGTCTACTCGTTGGTATGGGAATTGATGAATTAAGTATGGCTCCTATTTCAATACCACTGGTAAAAGAAAAACTTATAAATAAAAAATATCAGGACTTAAAGGAAATATCAGAAGAGGTTTTTAAATTTAATACAAATAATGAAATTATAAATTTCTTAAAAGAGGAATTAAAATAAGGGGGAAAACAAAAAATGATTGAAAAAGAGATAAAGAAAATTGATAAATCAAATATGCGTGATTTACTTATAAAATTTGGAGAGCATTGTATAAGTGGATATTCTCTTCTTCCCTCATTTATTCCTGAAAACATAAAATTTAACAAAATTATTTATTGCGGGATGGGCGGTTCTGCTATAAGTGGTGATATATTAAAATTTATTGTTGAAAAACATTCTCATATTCCTTTTGCAATAAGTAGAGATTACGATATACCTTCTTTTGCTGATAATGAAACAATTGTATTTATAACAAGTTATTCTGGAAATACAGAAGAAACTATTTCCACTTTTACACAGGCAATTGAAAAAAAAGCAAATACTTTTATTATTTCAAGCAATGGGGAATTAGAAAAATTATCAGTGGAAAAAAATTTACCATTTATAAAAATTCCTTCTGGGATGCCTCCAAGATGTGCTTTTGGATATTTGTTTTTTGCATCTTACAGAATATTACAACAATTTGGTCTCCTTCCAGAAATTGAGAAAAAACTTTTTCAAAAAATTGATGAAATTGTCAAATCATTTTCAGAGACAGAGAATAATTATGCTATTACCATAGCAAAAAAAATCCATAATAAAGTTCCTATTCTCTATTCGGATAATTTTATATTTGGATGCCTTTTGAGATGGAAAACACAAATTGCTGAGAATTCAAAAGCATTTTCATTTATAAATGTTTTCCCTGAAATGAATCATAATGAGATTATGTCTTTTCATTTTCCAGTGTGGTTCTTAAAGAAAATTATATGTTTATTTTTCATACATAATGAAGAAAATAATAGAACTAAAAAAAGATTTGAAATAACAGAAAAAATAATACAGGGAAAAGGAATTGAGACATTAAAAGTTGAAGGAAAAGGTAATTCACTTATAGAAAAAATGCTTTATTTTGTAATTCTTGGTGATTGGGTAAGTTATTATCTTTCTCTTTTAAATAAAATAGACCCAACTGAAATAAAAGAAATAATATATTTAAAAGACCAATTAAAAGGAGGAAAGTTTGAGTAAAACATTTTTATTTACATCTGAATCAGTAACCGAAGGACATCCGGATAAAATATGTGACCAGGTATCTGATACAATACTTGATGAGGTATTAAGTCAGGATAAAAATGGAAGGGTCGCATGTGAAACACTTACAACAAGAGGATTAATTTTTGTTGCAGGAGAAATTTCAACAAGGGGTTATGTTGAAATTCCATTTCTGGTAAAAAATATTCTTAAAGATATTGGTTATATAGAACCATCTTTTGGTTTTTACTATGATTCAATTGGAATTATAACTTCCATTCAAGAACAATCTCCCAATATAGCAATTGGTGTTAATAAAGGAGGAGCAGGAGACCAGGGAATGATGTTTGGATATGCAACAAATGAAACTCCTGAATTGATGCCTCTTCCAATAATTCTTGCTCATAAACTTACAAAACGGCTTGCAGAAGTGAGAAAGAAGAAGATTGTTGATTATTTAAGACCTGATGGAAAATCACAGGTAACTATTAAATATGAAAATGAAATACCAAAAACAGTTGAATGTGTTGTTTTATCTGCTCAACACAATCCTGAAATTTCTCATAAAAAGATAGTAGATGACTTAACTGAAACTGTTATAAATGATATAATACCTAATGAAATTCGCAGTAAGAAAACGAAAATTTTTATAAATCCAACAGGTATTTTTTCAATAGGTGGACCTATTGCTGATACTGGTGTAACTGGAAGAAAAATTATAGTTGATACTTATGGTGGAGTTGGCAGTCATGGAGGAGGATGTTTCTCAGGGAAAGACCCGACAAAAGTTGATAGGTCTGCTTCTTATTGTGCGAGATACCTTGCAAAAAATATAGTCGCAAGTGGTATTGCCAAAAGATGTGAAATACAACTTGCCTATGTAATTGGTTTAAAACAACCTGTCTCAATAATGGTAAATACATACAATACAGGAATTATCCCAGAAGAAAAAATATCAAAAATTATTAGAGAAAATTTCGACCTATCTCCTGCTGGTATTATCAAAAAATTTGACTTATTAAGACCAATTTATAGAAAAACAGCGTGTTATGGACACTTTGGAAGAGAAGAGAAAGAATTTAAATGGGAATATATAGATAGTGTTGATATGTTTAAAAAAAGTGCTTAGACAACTTATGTTGACTGAAAGTAGCGGTAGTAAGAATAAATTTAAAATTGAAAGTGTAAAAGTTAAAATTACAACATAAAATTTAAAACTTTCGTTTTTGTATTCTATCCGATAAAAAGTTCACCATACAACATGGCAAATCTGACATAGTTCCTGGCGCACATTACGGACCTGTCCGCTTTCTTTTTGGAGAATATTGAAACACTTTGTGACTATGTGCTTAAATAAGCATTGCTTATGAATATTTATATTTAAAAAGGAGACCTGATGGAATATTCAATAAAAGATATTGGTCTTTCAGAAACTGGGGAAAAAAGAGTTAATTGGGCTTACAATGAAATGAAAGTTATTTCCCTTTTAAGAAAGGAATTTTTAGGAAAAAATGCTTTTGCTGGAACAAAAATTGGGTGTTGTCTTCATATAACATCAGAGACAGCAAATCTTGTTATAAATTTCAAAAAAGCAGGAGGTGATGTATATCTATGTGCATCAAATCCATTAAGTACTCAGGATGATGTTGCAGCATATTTAGTAAAAGAAGAGAAAATACCTGTCTTTGGGAAAAAGGGAGAAAATGAAAAAGAATATTATGAAAACATAAAAAAAGTTATGGAAAAAAATCTCAATCTTGTTGTTGATGATGGAGGAGACCTTATTACTGCCCTTCACAGAAGTCCTGACTATGCTAAAAATATAATTGGAGCAACTGAAGAGACAACAACAGGAGTTATACGACTAAAAAATATGGCAAAAAAGGGAATATTAAAATTCCCTGTTATTGCAGTAAATGATGCAAAAACAAAGCATTTTTTTGATAACAGATATGGAACCGGGCAATCAACAATTGATGGTATTTTAAGAAGTACAAATATACTTCTTGCAGGGAAAATTGCTGTTGTTTGTGGATATGGATGGTGCGGAAGAGGTATTGCAAAAAGGTTTGCTGGAATGGGCGCAAAAGTTATAATATGTGAGGTGAACCCATTAACCGCATTAGAAGCAACAATGGATGGTTTTTTTGTTATGCCAATATCAAAAGCAGCAGAAATAGGAGATATTTTTATAACAGCAACAGGAAATAGTAGTGTAATTACAATAAAAGAAATAATGAAAATGAAGGATGGAGCAATTCTTGGAAATTCTGGACATTTCAATGTAGAAATAGATGTAAAAGAACTTGAAAAAATAGGGAAAAAAATAAGAATAAGAGAACAATTAGACCAGTACACTCTCCCGAATGGAAAAAAAATTTATTTATTAGGAGAAGGACGGCTCTTAAATCTTGCATGTGCAGAAGGACATCCTTCATCAGTTATGGATATGAGTTTTGCCAATCAATTCCTTTCTCACCTGTACCTAAAAACGCATCCTAACTTAAAACCAGATGTTTATGATGTCCCTGAGGAAATTGATAAAAAAATTGCTGAATTGAAATTAAAATCACTTAATATAAAAATTGATAAATTAACCAGAGAACAAAAAGAATATCTTAATTCATGGAAAACAGGAACATAAAGAATTAATTTTTATGGAAAAAATAAAAAGAGTTGGAGTAACAGGTATATTTGGCTCTGGAAAATCAACAGTAACTTCAATTTTTAAAAAATATGGGATAGAAGTTATTTCCTGTGATGAGATAGTACATTTTCTTCTTGAAAAAGAAAATATAAAAAAGAAACTCATCAAAATTTTCGGAAAAGAAATAGTTAAAGATGGGAAAATTGATAGAAAAAAAATAAGTGATATAATTTTTAAAAATAAACTCAAAAAAAAAGAACTTGAAAATTTAATTCACCCACTCGTCTTTAAGGAAATAGATAAAAAAATAAAAAGAGATATTGACAAAATAAAAAAGAAAGGTATAATAATCGTAGAAATTCCTCTTTTATTTGAAACAAAATCAGAAAAAAAGTTTGATTTTATTTTAGTTGTGAGTGCATCTCCTGAAATAATCAAAGAAAGACTAAAAGAAAAATTTAGTAGTAAAGAAGTCGAATTAAGATGGAGAAATCAGATTCCTCTAATATATAAAGAAAAAAATGCAAACTTTGTTATTGATAATTCTGGAACAATTAGTCAAACCGAAAAAATTGTTAAAGAAATAATTAAAAAAATCATATCACAATAAAATTATAAATGAAAATTTCTCTTATTTTTCTTCAATTATCCATGAAAAATAAAAAGTTAAGAAAAAAACTAATTAAAATTTGGCAATATTCCAACAAATATGGGGAGGAAAAATGGATCAAAAAGAAATAAATGTTTCAAATCTTATTACATTGACAATCCCAAAACTTCAAAAGATAGCAAAAGAAATGGGAATTAATGGAATAAGTGGACTGAAAAAAGATGAATTGGTGTACAAAATAATGGAAACACAAATAAACAAAAATGGAGTTTTATTTGGAGAGGGAGTTCTTGAGATTTTACCAGATGGTTTTGGTTTTTTAAGGATGCCAAGTTACAATTATCTTCCAGGTCCTGATGATATTTATGTCTCCCCATCTCAAATAAAAAAATTTGGACTTAAAACAGGTGATAATGTTTCAGGACAAATAAGACCACCAAAAGATAGCGAAAAATATTTTGCACTTTTAAAAGTTGAAATGGTAAATGGTCAACCGACTGAAAAACTACAAAGTAGAATTCCCTTTGAAGAACTAACTCCTATACATCCCAATAAAAGGTTTATACTTGAAACAACTTCTGATGAAATTACAACAAGAGTAATTGATTTAGTTACTCCGATTGGTAAAGGACAAAGAGGTCTTATTGTTTCTCCACCTCGTGCTGGAAAAACAGTAATTCTGCAAAAAATAGCAAATGCAATCGCTGAAAATAACCCAGAAGTAGTTCTTATTGTTTTGCTTGTTGCAGAAAGGCCAGAAGAAGTTACAGAAATGAGACGTCTTGTAAAGGGAGAAGTTATAAGTGCCACTTTTGATGAAGCACCTGAAAGGCATATACAGGTATCGGAAATTGCCTTAGAAAAAGCGAAACGACTTGTTGAACATAAAAATGATGTTGTAATACTTCTTGACAGTATTACACGACTTGCAAGAGCATATAATGTTTTAGTTCCACATAGTGGAAAAATCATGACAGGTGGTCTTGAATCAACTGCACTTGATAAACCAAAACGATTTTTTGGTGCTGCAAGAAACATAGAAGAAGGCGGAAGCTTAACAATAATTGGAACTGCCCTGATTGACACAGGAAGCAAAATGGATGATGTTATTTTTGAGGAATTTAA
Proteins encoded in this region:
- the rho gene encoding transcription termination factor Rho; the protein is MDQKEINVSNLITLTIPKLQKIAKEMGINGISGLKKDELVYKIMETQINKNGVLFGEGVLEILPDGFGFLRMPSYNYLPGPDDIYVSPSQIKKFGLKTGDNVSGQIRPPKDSEKYFALLKVEMVNGQPTEKLQSRIPFEELTPIHPNKRFILETTSDEITTRVIDLVTPIGKGQRGLIVSPPRAGKTVILQKIANAIAENNPEVVLIVLLVAERPEEVTEMRRLVKGEVISATFDEAPERHIQVSEIALEKAKRLVEHKNDVVILLDSITRLARAYNVLVPHSGKIMTGGLESTALDKPKRFFGAARNIEEGGSLTIIGTALIDTGSKMDDVIFEEFKGTGNMELNLERKLADRRTFPAIDINRSGTRREELLVDPDELQLMWLLRKMLAPLNEVEAMEKMITMIKNTRSNIELLLSLKSKVKEFVK